Proteins from one Primulina huaijiensis isolate GDHJ02 chromosome 18, ASM1229523v2, whole genome shotgun sequence genomic window:
- the LOC140963798 gene encoding granule-bound starch synthase 2, chloroplastic/amyloplastic produces the protein MALMGSFPAGVDSSAVIHSVNHHPLMIPMLAYRPRKFVEIGGLVDCKSTGLSQNSIDDYFSKLSPCCGHSGRRRRWVPKRVKATQEGTGGGGSVDDPEDALQATIEKSKKVLAMQKDLLAQIAERKKLILSIKDSIVDQQGSEPPYMENDVTVSGLDTAAIEEAKEPEKGLPCDDISFDANPKKNLESSGSGAVQSMELPYVPWKSAVIPSSESSSNNDWYKQLKNTAETILSGPKHSTKVDSNKSPMDTASKTAILTDIPSSMKYTKHKGLKESSPEDENVGVQDPSNEPVKPPPLAGANVMNIMLVATECTPWIKTGGLGDVAGALPKALARRGHRVMVIVPRYSHYAEAQDSGVRKRYQVDGQDFEVAYFHAYIDGVDFVFIDSPPFRHRENNIYEGNRVDILKRMVLFCKAAVEVPWNVPCGGVCYGDGNLVFIANDWHTALLPVYLKAYYRDHGLMRYTRSVLVIHNIAHQGRGPVDDFSFVDLPPHYVDLFKLYDPVGGEHFNIFAAGLKTADRVVTVSHGYSWEIKTSEGGWGLNGIINENDWKLRGIVNGIDTKEWSPELDIHLKYNNYVNYSIETLKTGKAQCKTALQKELGLPIRGDVPLIGFIGRLDQQKGVDLIADAVPWMMGQDVQLVMLGSGRPDLEQLLRQFEGQYNDRVRGWVGFSVKTAHRITAGADILLMPSRFEPCGLNQLYAMRYGTIPVVHDVGGLRDTVKQFNPYEESGLGWTFSRAEANELINALGNCLLTYRQYKTSWEGLQKRGMTQDLSWDKAAQNYEEVCLAAKYQW, from the exons ATGGCGTTGATGGGATCATTCCCGGCTGGTGTTGACAGCTCTGCAGTTATCCATTCTGTGAATCATCATCCATTGATGATTCCTATGCTGGCATACAGGCCAAGAAAGTTCGTGGAAATCGGAGGTTTAGTTGATTGCAAGTCGACTGGGCTTTCACAAAATTCGATAGATGATTATTTTAGCAAATTATCTCCATGCTGTGGCCACAGCGGCAGACGAAGAAGGTGGGTTCCGAAGCGCGTGAAAGCGACGCAGGAGGGGACTGGTGGAGGTGGGAGTGTGGATGATCCGGAGGATGCGTTGCAGGCTACAATTGAAAAGAGCAAGAAGGTTCTTGCAATGCAGAAAGATCTTTTAGCACAG AttgctgaaagaaagaaattgaTCTTATCGATAAAAGATAGTATAGTTGATCAACAGGGCAGTGAACCACCTTATATGGAGAATGATGTTACGGTTTCTGGTCTTGATACTGCTGCTATTGAAG AAGCAAAGGAGCCTGAAAAAGGCCTACCCTGCGATGATATTTCCTTTGATGCAAATCCTAAGAAAAACTTGGAAAGCAGTGGTTCTGGGGCCGTTCAATCTATGGAATTGCCCTATGTTCCGTGGAAATCTGCTGTCATTCCCAGTTCCGAATCTTCCTCAAACAATGATTGGTACAAACAGTTGAAAAACACAGCAGAAACAATCTTATCTGGTCCAAAGCATTCCACAAAAGTAGATTCCAATAAATCGCCGATGGATACTGCTTCTAAGACAGCAATTCTAACTGATATACCATCAAGCatgaaatatacaaaacataAAGGTTTAAAGGAATCAAGTCCGGAGGATGAGAATGTTGGTGTTCAAGATCCCTCTAATGAACCTGTGAAACCCCCTCCATTGGCTGGGGCAAATGTGATGAACATAATGTTGGTTGCTACAGAATGTACTCCATGGATTAAAACAG GTGGGCTTGGAGATGTTGCAGGGGCTTTGCCTAAGGCTTTGGCTAGGCGTGGACATAGAGTCATG GTCATTGTACCTCGATACAGTCATTATGCTGAAGCTCAGGATTCGGGAGTTAGAAAGAGATATCAAGTAGATGGCCAG GATTTTGAGGTGGCTTACTTCCATGCCTACATTGATGGTGTAGATTTTGTTTTTATTGACAGTCCACCATTTCGCCATAGAGAGAATAATATATATGAAGGAAATCGTGTG GATATTCTGAAGCGCATGGTCTTGTTTTGCAAAGCTGCTGTTGAG GTTCCTTGGAATGTTCCATGTGGTGGGGTCTGCTATGGAGATGGAAATTTGGTTTTCATCGCAAATGATTGGCACACTGCCTTGTTACCAGTCTACCTTAAGGCATATTACCGGGACCATGGGTTAATGCGATATACAAGATCTGTCCTCGTGATTCACAACATAGCTCATCAG GGTCGCGGCCCCGTGGATGATTTTTCCTTTGTGGATCTTCCACCTCACTACGTGGACCTTTTTAAGTTATATGATCCAGTAGGTGGAGAACACTTCAACATCTTCGCTGCAGGTCTAAAGACGGCTGACCGTGTAGTTACAGTGAGTCATGGATATTCTTGGGAGATAAAAACTTCTGAAGGTGGCTGGGGTCTCAACGGGATCATAAACGAGAATGATTGGAAACTACGTGGAATTGTAAATGGAATTGACACAAAAGAGTGGAGCCCTGAATTAGATATTCACCTGAAATATAACAACTATGTCAACTACTCGATTGAGACCCTCAAAACAGGCAAAGCTCAGTGCAAGACAGCATTGCAAAAGGAGCTTGGGTTGCCCATCCGTGGCGATGTTCCATTAATTGGTTTCATTGGGAGACTGGATCAACAAAAAGGTGTTGATCTGATAGCTGATGCAGTTCCTTGGATGATGGGCCAGGATGTGCAGCTGGTTATGTTGGGTTCGGGCAGGCCCGACCTTGAACAGCTTCTCAGGCAGTTCGAGGGACAGTACAATGACAGAGTTCGAGGGTGGGTTGGTTTCTCTGTGAAAACTGCTCATCGAATAACTGCCGGTGCAGATATACTCCTTATGCCGTCAAGATTCGAGCCTTGTGGGCTGAATCAGCTTTATGCGATGCGTTATGGAACAATTCCAGTCGTGCATGACGTGGGTGGATTAAGAGATACAGTTAAGCAATTTAACCCGTATGAGGAATCTGGGCTTGGCTGGACGTTTTCTAGAGCTGAGGCTAATGAACTGATAAATGCATTGGGAAACTGTTTATTGACATATCGTCAGTATAAAACAAGTTGGGAGGGGCTCCAGAAACGTGGCATGACGCAGGATCTAAGTTGGGATAAAGCTGCTCAAAATTACGA